A genomic stretch from Acidimicrobiales bacterium includes:
- the tadA gene encoding tRNA adenosine(34) deaminase TadA encodes MDDVAAMRVALAEAEAAVAHGDVPVGAVVLVGGEVVAARHNERELRRDPTAHAEVLAIRDAAAALGTWRLAGATVVVTLEPCPMCAGALVAARVDRLVFGAADLKAGACGSLYNLCVDPRLNHEVAVVPGVLAAESAALLTGFFGQRR; translated from the coding sequence GTGGACGACGTCGCGGCCATGCGGGTGGCGCTGGCCGAGGCTGAGGCGGCGGTCGCCCACGGCGACGTGCCGGTCGGCGCCGTCGTGCTCGTCGGCGGCGAGGTCGTCGCCGCCCGGCACAACGAGCGGGAGCTCCGGCGCGACCCCACGGCCCACGCCGAGGTCCTCGCCATCCGGGACGCCGCGGCCGCGCTCGGCACGTGGCGGCTGGCCGGGGCGACCGTCGTCGTCACCCTGGAGCCGTGCCCGATGTGCGCCGGCGCGCTCGTCGCCGCCCGGGTCGACCGCCTCGTGTTCGGCGCCGCCGACCTCAAGGCCGGGGCCTGCGGGTCGCTCTACAACCTCTGCGTCGACCCTCGCCTGAACCACGAGGTGGCGGTCGTCCCGGGCGTCCTGGCCGCGGAGTCCGCCGCCCTGCTCACGGGCTTCTTCGGGCAGCGCCGGTAG